The following proteins come from a genomic window of Musa acuminata AAA Group cultivar baxijiao chromosome BXJ1-7, Cavendish_Baxijiao_AAA, whole genome shotgun sequence:
- the LOC103992611 gene encoding DDB1- and CUL4-associated factor homolog 1 isoform X2 gives MYPHVFDDDVLDNIKTWLMEENIDSNDDCIWKHVFGEDKPTESEMLTTYATGLLALALASPGPVVEDILTSGLSAKLMRYLRTRILGDANVGQKNCTYPVEVKHASVASYLRGRDENKLRSREVSDAPRLEGLKAGDEGSSDDSCVHRDCDRVTRQVCSDEYWGDSLKPEITDSSTAVDGAYEMVEGNADLASNEWQDRNLLDGKLRYGERLLAARSTRDEDPDENMRDDSSRRRVIRGLQRSRTKGRISEGNSDSDRVLTSPSSGLRLGGSGRVSRDRNLLKNEDTRKVTDTTNNSVKLDREGLVIGEDNDDRLLDCYIGSRDISEMVKKAIGAAEAEARAADAPAEAIKAAGDAAAELVKTAALEAWNNTKIEEEVILAASKAASSVVDAAIATEISRTANEVNENLTETKAMEVEGDEMPEDFSILDKEPLARLREKYCIQCLQILGEYVEAFGPILHEKGVDVCLALLQQSFKEEVLDNLSMLPEVLKLICALAAHRKFAAVFVDRGGIQKLLSVRRVPQTFFGLSSCLFTIGSLQGIMERVCALPSDVVSKVIELALQLLVCPQDQARKNAAIFFAAAFVFRAVLDSFDAHDGLQKMLNLLHGAASVRSGGNSGTLGMPDAALRNDRSEILTASEKQIAYHTCVALRQYFRAHLLLLVESLRPNKSSRTVARNTSSARAAYKPLDISNESMDAVFLQIQRDRKIGPAFVRVRWSPVDRFLASNGHITMLELCQAPPVERYLHDLAQYALGVLHIVTFIPHSRKLIINATLSNNRVGMAVILDAANGAGFVDPEVIHPALNVLVNLVCPPPSISNKSSLSAQGQQPASVQSSSGHSESRERFSERHISDRIPLPTQNESREINSEPNLERSNTTVPLTPSGVVGDRRISLGPGFGCAGLAAQLEQGYHQAREAVRANNGIKVLLHLLHPRMITPPAALDCIRALACRVLLGLARDETIAHILTKLQVGKKLSELIRDSGCQAGGTEQGRWQAELVQVAIELIAIVTNSGRASTLAATDAAAPTLRRIERAAIAAATPITYHSRELLLLIHEHLQRSGLTATAALLQKEADLTPLPSLGVPSPPLHQTSVQDTSSVQLQWPSGRASCGFSSDVKMSPRDEDTGLKPESTVMTSKKKTLTFSSSFSQGKSHLPSHSSSVVKSSVVNGHTAHEGLETTPPSACKSTADIEPPSKTPNLLPVKRKLNELKDLFSATPAKRLLTSDLASHSATNQMSTSGQRNHLSNPNCLSPHANTTPRDRFSRGACGSLSGNNIDDIRHPNSYGASTAPVAQSGLPADQQPGNTERMTLDSLVVQYLKNQHRQCPAPITTLPPLSLLHPHVCPEPSRSLNAPANVTARASTREFMKQYGGIHAHRRDRQFVYSRFRPFRTCRDDAALLTCITYLGDSSHIATGSHSGELKIFDSNSGNVLESQTCHQTPVTLVQSASCGGNQFVLSSGLYDVKLWDASSISTGPLHSFEGCKAARFSHSGTNFAALSSDTSRREVLLYDVQTYNVELRLPDSSSNHPGIVRGHAQSLIHFSPLDTLLLWNGILWDRRSSSAVHRFDQFTDYGGGGFHPAGNEIIINSEVWDLRKFKLLRTVPSLDQTVITFNGGGDVIYAILRRNLEDVMSAVNTRRVRHPLFPAFRTIDAVNYADIATVQVDRCVLDLAVDPTDSFVGIIAMDDHDEMFSSARLYEVGRKRPTDDDSDPDDGGETDEDDEENEESEADVDAILEAELDGDGDSDSDDMSNDEDDEDVDSGDELDEGDFNLGGADFEGGRGLLEIMAEGEEEGDSDEGELVESLSSGEEGDFTF, from the exons ATG TATCCGCATGTTTTTGATGATGATGTGCTGGACAACATCAAAACCTGGTTAATGGAGGAAAATATAGAttctaatgatgattgtatatggaAACATGTATTTGGTGAGGATAAGCCAACAGAATCAGAAATGTTGACAACTTATGCTACAGGACTTCTTGCTTTAGCATTGGCTAg TCCTGGTCCAGTTGTTGAAGACATCTTGACATCAGGCTTATCTGCAAAGCTCATGCGTTATCTGCGTACACGGATCCTTGGGGATGCCAATGTTGGTCAGAAAAATTGCACGTACCCGGTAGAGGTCAAGCATGCTTCAGTTGCTAGCTATCTCAGGGGTCGGGATGAAAACAAATTAAGATCACGCGAGGTTTCAGATGCTCCTCGTTTGGAAGGTTTAAAGGCTGGAGATGAAGGGTCATCAGACGATTCATGTGTTCATCGGGATTGTGATAGAGTAACTAGGCAAGTTTGTTCAGATGAGTATTGGGGGGACTCATTGAAACCTGAGATAACTGATTCATCTACGGCAGTTGATGGTGCATATGAGATGGTCGAGGGAAATGCTGATCTTGCTAGTAATGAATGGCAAGATAGGAATTTGCTTGATGGGAAGTTGAGATATGGTGAAAGACTTCTTGCTGCAAGATCGACTCGAGATGAGGATCCTGATGAAAATATGAGGGATGACTCGTCGAGGCGAAGGGTTATCAGGGGATTACAGAGAAGTAGAACCAAAGGAAGGATCAGTGAAGGAAACTCGGACAGTGACAGGGTTTTGACATCCCCTAGTTCTGGATTAAGACTTGGAGGAAGTGGTAGGGTTTCCAGGGACAGAAACTTACTAAAGAATGAAGACACTAGAAAAGTGACTGACACTACGAACAACTCAGTCAAGCTTGATCGGGAAGGTTTGGTCATTGGAGAGGATAATGATGACCGTTTATTGGATTGTTATATTGGCTCAAGAGATATATCTGAAATGGTAAAGAAAGCAATAGGAGCTGCTGAAGCTGAAGCAAGAGCTGCTGATGCACCTGCAGAAGCAATTAAAGCGGCAGGAGATGCGGCAGCTGAACTTGTGAAGACTGCTGCTTTAGAG gCCTGGAATAATACAAAGATTGAAGAAGAGGTCATTTTAGCTGCTTCTAAAGCTGCAAGTTCTGTTGTTGATGCTGCTATTGCAACGGAGATTTCTCG GACTGCGAATGAAGTCAATGAAAATTTGACGGAAACCAAGGCTATGGAAGTTGAAGGGGATGAAATGCCAGAAGACTTCAGCATTTTGGATAAAGAGCCTCTTGCAAGGCTCAGAGAAAAATACTGCATTCAGTGTCTTCAAATTTTGGGAGAATACGTTGAAGCTTTTGGACCAATTCTGCACGAAAAAGGTGTTGATGTCTGCCTTGCATTGTTGCAACAGAGTTTCAAGGAAGAAGTACTTGATAATCTGTCTATGCTGCCAGAAGTGCTCAAACTGATATGTGCCCTAGCTGCTCATCGTAAGTTTGCCGCTGTATTTGTTGATCGTGGTGGCATACAGAAACTTCTTTCTGTTCGTAGGGTCCCACAAACCTTCTTTGGTCTTTCGTCATGCTTATTCACCATTGGTTCTCTTCAG GGTATTATGGAACGTGTGTGTGCGCTTCCATCTGATGTGGTGAGTAAGGTGATTGAGCTGGCACTTCAGCTTCTTGTGTGCCCCCAAGACCAAGCTCGGAAAAATGCTGCTATCTTTTTTGCTGCTGCTTTTGTGTTCAGAGCAGTTCTGGACTCGTTTGATGCACATGATGGCCTACAGAAAATGTTAAATCTCTTGCATGGTGCTGCATCAGTTAGATCAGGTGGAAATTCTGGAACATTAGGCATGCCTGATGCAGCTCTTAGAAATGATCGATCAGAAATACTGACTGCATCTGAAAAGCAGATCGCTTATCATACTTGTGTTGCATTACGCCAGTATTTCAGGGCCCATCTCCTTTTGCTTGTAGAATCTCTTCGTCCAAATAAAAGTAGTCGAACTGTAGCACGTAATACTTCAAGTGCAAGAGCTGCATATAAACCGCTCGATATCAGCAATGAGTCTATGGATGCAGTGTTCCTTCAGATACAGCGTGATAGGAAGATAGGACCTGCATTTGTTAGAGTTCGTTGGTCTCCAGTTGATAGGTTTTTGGCCTCTAATGGTCATATAACAATGTTGGAGCTGTGTCAG GCTCCTCCTGTTGAGCGGTATCTGCATGATTTGGCCCAATATGCATTAGGTGTCCTCCATATAGTCACTTTCATACCCCATAGTCGTAAATTGATTATAAATGCTACTTTAAGCAATAATCGCGTTGGCATGGCAGTTATTTTAGATGCAGCTAATGGTGCCGGATTTGTTGATCCTGAG GTAATCCACCCAGCGTTAAATGTTTTAGTAAATCTTGTATGTCCACCTCCTTCTATCAGCAACAAATCCTCTTTATCTGCACAAGGTCAGCAGCCTGCTTCGGTCCAATCATCAAGTGGTCACTCAGAAAGCAGAGAAAGGTTCTCTGAAAGGCATATTTCAGATCGTATTCCATTGCCCACTCAAAATGAGTCTAGGGAGATCAATAGTGAACCTAATTTGGAGAGGAGTAACACAACAGTTCCTTTGACTCCATCAGGAGTGGTTGGAGATCGCAGAATATCTTTAGGACCTGGATTTGGGTGTGCTGGTCTTGCAGCTCAGTTGGAGCAAGGATATCATCAGGCAAGAGAGGCTGTTCGTGCCAACAATGGTATAAAAGTTCTATTGCATCTTCTTCACCCTCGGATGATTACACCTCCTGCAGCCCTGGACTGCATTCGAGCTCTAGCATGTCGTGTTTTGCTTGGTCTGGCTAGAGATGAAACCATAGCACATATACTTACAAAACTTCAG GTGGGTAAGAAGCTGTCAGAACTTATTCGAGATTCAGGTTGCCAGGCAGGCGGAACAGAACAAGGACGCTGGCAAGCTGAACTAGTACAAGTTGCCATCGAGTTGATTGCA ATTGTAACAAATTCTGGCCGTGCAAGCACATTGGCAGCCACTGATGCTGCAGCTCCTACATTGAGACGTATTGAGAGAGCTGCAATAGCTGCAGCAACTCCTATTACTTATCATTCCAG GGAGCTGTTGTTATTAATTCATGAACATCTTCAGAGATCTGGCTTGACGGCTACAGCTGCCTTGCTACAAAAAGAGGCTGACTTGACACCTTTGCCATCTTTAGGAGTACCATCTCCTCCCTTACACCAAACTTCAGTGCAAGATACTTCATCTGTACAACTCCAGTGGCCATCAGGCCGTGCTTCTTGTGGGTTTAGTTCAGATGTGAAGATGTCTCCGCGAGATGAAGACACTGGTCTAAAGCCTGAATCAACTGTGATGActtccaaaaagaaaacactgACCTTCTCTTCAAGTTTCTCACAGGGGAAAAGTCATCTTCCATCACATTCTTCTTCTGTTGTTAAATCTTCTGTTGTAAATGGTCATACAGCTCACGAGGGCTTGGAAACAACTCCTCCATCTGCTTGCAAGTCTACTGCAGATATTGAGCCGCCATCGAAAACACCAAATTTATTACCTGTGAAAAGGAAGTTAAATGAATTGAAGGATCTCTTTTCTGCAACACCAGCAAAGCGCCTTCTGACGTCAGACCTTGCTTCACATTCTGCAACCAATCAGATGTCAACTTCTGGTCAGAGAAATCATCTTTCAAATCCAAATTGTCTATCTCCTCATGCCAACACCACACCACGGGATCGTTTCAGCAGAGGAGCATGCGGCAGCTTGTCTGGgaataatatagatgatatccgtCACCCTAACAGTTATGGAGCGTCGACAGCACCTGTAGCCCAATCTGGTCTTCCAGCTGACCAACAGCCAGGAAATACTGAGAGGATGACTCTTGATTCATTAGTTGTGCAATATTTGAAGAATCAACATCGTCAGTGTCCAGCACCTATTACCACCTTGCCGCCACTTTCTCTTTTGCATCCACACGTGTGCCCAGAACCTAGCCGGAGCCTGAATGCACCTGCAAATGTAACTGCACGGGCCAGTACCAGGGAGTTCATGAAACAGTATGGAGGAATCCATGCCCATCGTAGAGATCGTCAATTTGTATATAGTCGGTTCAGGCCATTTCGTACCTGCCGAGATGATGCTGCTTTGTTGACATGCATTACTTATCTCGGGGATTCTTCTCATATTGCAACTGGAAGTCATTCTGGTGAGCTaaaaatatttgattcaaacAGTGGAAATGTTTTAGAGAGTCAGACATGCCACCAGACTCCTGTTACACTGGTTCAATCAGCCTCTTGTGGTGGAAATCAATTTGTTCTTTCTTCGGGTTTGTATGATGTTAAGTTATGGGATGCTTCCTCCATTTCAACCGGGCCCTTGCATTCATTTGAAGGATGTAAGGCTGCCCGTTTTAGCCATTCGGGGACCAACTTTGCTGCCTTGTCATCAGACACTTCTCGTCGTGAGGTTCTCCTTTATGATGTCCAAACGTACAATGTAGAGCTTAGACTTCCTGACAGCTCAAGCAACCATCCAGGCATTGTTCGAGGACATGCACAATCCCTGATACACTTTAGTCCATTGGACACACTGCTATTATGGAACGGAATCCTGTGGGATAGGAGGAGTTCAAGTGCTGTTCATCGTTTCGATCAATTCACAGATTATGGCGGTGGTGGGTTTCATCCTGCTGGAAATGAG ATTATAATCAATTCTGAGGTGTGGGATCTTCGCAAGTTCAAGCTTTTGAGGACGGTGCCTTCGCTGGACCAGACGGTAATCACGTTCAATGGTGGTGGGGATGTCATATATGCAATACTGAGGCGCAACCTTGAGGACGTGATGTCGGCTGTCAACACCCGTCGCGTTCGACATCCGCTATTCCCTGCCTTCCGCACGATTGATGCCGTGAACTATGCTGATATCGCGACGGTTCAGGTTGATCGTTGCGTCCTAGACTTGGCCGTTGATCCCACCGACTCCTTTGTGGGCATCATCGCCATGGATGACCACGATGAGATGTTCTCCTCCGCCAGGCTCTACGAGGTCGGTCGAAAACGGCCAACCGATGATGACTCGGACCCGGACGATGGCGGTGAGACTGATGAGGACGACGAGGAAAACGAGGAGTCCGAGGCGGATGTGGATGCGATCTTGGAGGCAGAGTTGGATGGTGACGGAGACAGCGACTCGGATGACATGAGCAATGATGAGGACGATGAAGATGTAGACAGCGGAGATGAACTGGACGAAGGGGACTTCAACCTCGGGGGCGCAGACTTTGAGGGGGGGAGAGGGCTGTTGGAGATCATGGCCGAGGGTGAGGAGGAGGGTGACTCTGATGAGGGTGAGCTGGTGGAGTCTTTGAGCAGCGGGGAGGAAGGGGATTTTACATTCTAA